Proteins encoded in a region of the Nicotiana tomentosiformis chromosome 9, ASM39032v3, whole genome shotgun sequence genome:
- the LOC104116029 gene encoding phylloplanin-like, protein MALAKIFSIFLLVALIATPAAIAQVVSIRISGVVLCSVNGNLDVINGLTPGVFSNATVQLRCGTGNVVSSAITNGSGVFSLVVDPRVNTLPLLLSNCRLVVATPLSTCNATLPSVGRLASTLNVVNTSIGGVGGLINVVLGPTSFILNFNLI, encoded by the exons ATGGCTTTAGCAaaaattttctcgatttttcTTTTGGTTGCATTAATCGCAACCCCCGCTGCTATTGCCCAAGTTGTTTCAATACGTATAAGTGGGGTTGTACTTTGCAGCGTTAACGGCAATTTAGATGTCATCAACGGACTCACCCCCGGAGTTTTTTCTA ATGCAACGGTGCAATTGAGGTGTGGAACAGGAAATGTGGtatcaagtgcaataacaaatggatCGGGAGTATTTTCCTTGGTGGTGGATCCTCGTGTAAATACTTTGCCATTGCTATTGTCCAACTGCCGTTTAGTAGTTGCAACTCCACTCTCAACATGTAATGCGACTTTACCATCTGTTGGGCGTTTGGCGTCAACCTTGAACGTTGTAAATACCAGTATTGGCGGGGTCGGTGGTCTTATTAATGTCGTTTTAGGTCCAACTAGTTTTATACTTAATTTTAATCTCATTTAA